In the Prochlorococcus sp. MIT 1307 genome, one interval contains:
- the fldA gene encoding flavodoxin FldA translates to MAVGIYFATTTGKTEDIAERLHSFLPSAEAPKDLADVSDLLEFTSYEGIICGIPTWNTGADSERSGTAWDSMLEEIGELNLNGTKVALFGLGDSSTYTENFCDAMEELHSYFVKSGAEMVGYVSKSNYTFEESKSLIGDLFCGLPLDEDSESDMTDERLENWCNQLKKEIPSL, encoded by the coding sequence CTGGTAAAACAGAAGATATAGCTGAGCGGCTTCACAGTTTTCTTCCTTCTGCAGAGGCACCAAAAGATTTAGCTGACGTTTCAGACCTATTAGAATTTACATCCTATGAGGGAATTATATGCGGGATTCCGACATGGAACACTGGTGCAGACAGCGAAAGGTCGGGTACAGCATGGGATTCAATGCTAGAAGAAATTGGAGAGCTTAATTTAAACGGAACAAAAGTAGCCCTATTTGGTTTGGGGGATTCATCTACCTACACCGAAAACTTTTGTGATGCAATGGAAGAGCTCCATTCTTATTTTGTTAAGTCTGGCGCTGAAATGGTTGGATACGTAAGTAAATCAAACTACACATTCGAGGAGTCTAAAAGTTTAATTGGAGATTTATTTTGTGGTCTTCCATTGGATGAGGATAGCGAGTCTGATATGACAGATGAAAGACTAGAAAACTGGTGCAACCAATTAAAAAAAGAAATTCCT